A region from the Anaerohalosphaeraceae bacterium genome encodes:
- a CDS encoding acyl-[ACP]--phospholipid O-acyltransferase encodes MKPKETNISVQAGGNHLSRSFLWHNATQFLGALNDNLYRWLMVLFLIGLFGREKAAQIGAWAAGIFVIPFLLFTPYAGILADRFSKRSIIVLAKIAELIIMALGLLMFLFKSAYGLYFVLFLMCTQSAFFGPSKYGIIPELVRPDQLSKANGFLEGMTYLAIVLGSAAAPIFILTANRNYPLADTACILVAAVGVLTSLQIEKTPAGGKTVSASILFFKDIWRTVKAIRSETALLVAMAAAAYFLFLGAFAQINLIPYGLEICKASEELSALLFVVASLAIGLGSYLSGKLSGRSIELGIVPIGGLMMAAAAIALGLVNPNSHSPQNAKEMFAQNPGIFSLTFLFGLGAGLFIVPVNAFIQLKAPAAIRGQVLAASKFFSWVGVLLASVLVNLCTTVLKISPSWMFLLFGLLTLVLAVGAVIRLPYPLLRFLAAVLTRLLYRLRVFGAEHIPASGPALLVSNHVSWADAVILMASLPRPVRFLMDKSLYQKKGLRWLFRLVKAIPVSPSDSPKSIFESIGQARRALQDGELVCVFPEGGITRTGQMNRFRPGFEKIAQGLDIPVIPAYLGGIWGSILSHYHGRLLSAWPKRLPYPVQVHFGKPLPADASAEEARQAVAELSCDYFESRKPHRISLGETFVRCARKHFRRPFISDISGKRLTWGKTLIAAVLLRDYLKNRTADQPNIGIFLPPSVGAVCANLAVALLNKTAVNLSYAVSLSDRQFMIEQTGLKTILTSRLFLEKINISPTALPGALFLEDLLTQFTPAQKRLAALKALFCPRRRLACAENFDPDQTAFILFSSGSSGKPKGILLSHHNILSNLEGALMIFRTLPHDKLCAVLPLFHSFGLTCTLWLPILAGVPVCFVPNPLDAKAVGQTVRTENATLLFATPTFLLNYMKRCEPDDFKTLRFIIAGAEKLKIELIEEFEKKFGIRPREGYGTTECSPLIAINVLDVEVAGARQIGTKEGSAGHPLPGIAVQIRHPETGRPVPVGQPGLLWVKGPNVMKGYLNLPEKTAQVLQNGWYNTGDIVTLDSDGFITITDRLSRFSKIGGEMVSHLTIEETCLKLLHLNEPLVAVTSLPDEKKGEQIVLLYVKDKVNPEDLYEKLAESDLPKLYLPRRENIIGIDEIPRLGSGKTDILKLRQLAKEYKEKHAENPDNPSR; translated from the coding sequence AACCTGTATCGCTGGCTGATGGTCCTTTTTCTGATTGGACTGTTTGGACGAGAAAAAGCCGCACAAATCGGCGCCTGGGCCGCCGGAATCTTTGTCATCCCGTTTCTTTTGTTTACACCCTATGCGGGCATCCTGGCTGACCGCTTCAGCAAACGCAGCATCATCGTTCTGGCCAAAATCGCTGAACTCATTATCATGGCACTTGGGCTGCTGATGTTCCTGTTCAAAAGTGCTTACGGGCTCTACTTTGTCCTGTTCCTGATGTGCACCCAAAGCGCTTTCTTCGGCCCCTCCAAATACGGCATCATCCCCGAACTGGTCCGCCCTGACCAGCTCTCCAAGGCCAACGGGTTTCTCGAAGGGATGACCTATCTGGCTATCGTGCTCGGCAGCGCCGCCGCCCCCATTTTCATCCTGACTGCAAACCGCAATTACCCGCTGGCGGATACGGCGTGTATCCTTGTGGCCGCTGTCGGAGTTCTCACCAGCCTTCAAATTGAAAAAACCCCCGCCGGCGGAAAAACCGTCTCGGCCTCCATCCTGTTTTTTAAAGATATCTGGCGAACCGTAAAAGCCATCCGTTCTGAAACCGCTTTGCTGGTCGCCATGGCAGCAGCAGCTTATTTCCTCTTTCTCGGAGCCTTTGCCCAAATCAATCTAATCCCCTACGGCCTGGAAATCTGCAAGGCCAGCGAGGAACTCAGCGCTCTGCTGTTCGTTGTGGCTTCCCTGGCAATCGGGCTGGGCTCCTACCTGTCCGGCAAGCTGTCCGGCCGTTCGATTGAATTGGGGATTGTTCCCATCGGGGGCCTGATGATGGCCGCCGCCGCCATTGCACTCGGTTTGGTGAATCCCAATTCCCATTCCCCGCAGAACGCCAAAGAAATGTTCGCTCAAAATCCCGGCATCTTCTCTCTGACCTTTCTGTTCGGACTGGGAGCCGGTTTGTTTATCGTACCCGTCAATGCTTTCATTCAGCTCAAAGCCCCTGCCGCCATTCGCGGACAAGTCCTGGCCGCCTCCAAATTTTTCAGCTGGGTCGGAGTCCTGCTGGCCTCCGTTTTGGTCAATCTCTGCACGACAGTCCTGAAAATCAGTCCCAGCTGGATGTTTCTTCTCTTTGGACTGCTGACACTGGTGCTGGCTGTCGGCGCCGTCATTCGTCTGCCATACCCGCTGCTTCGATTTCTGGCCGCCGTACTGACCCGACTGCTCTACCGCCTCCGTGTTTTCGGCGCCGAACACATCCCCGCTTCCGGCCCGGCACTCCTTGTTTCGAACCATGTTTCCTGGGCCGATGCCGTGATTCTGATGGCTTCCCTGCCGCGTCCTGTCCGTTTTCTGATGGACAAGTCTCTCTACCAAAAGAAAGGGCTTCGCTGGCTCTTTCGGCTTGTAAAGGCCATTCCCGTCAGTCCCTCCGACTCACCCAAATCTATCTTTGAATCCATTGGACAGGCCCGGCGGGCCCTTCAGGACGGCGAACTGGTCTGCGTCTTCCCGGAAGGCGGCATTACCCGAACCGGCCAGATGAACCGCTTTCGGCCCGGATTTGAAAAAATTGCCCAGGGGCTCGATATTCCCGTCATACCCGCCTACCTGGGGGGAATCTGGGGCAGCATCTTAAGCCACTATCACGGACGGCTACTGTCCGCCTGGCCCAAAAGACTGCCTTATCCCGTCCAGGTTCATTTTGGAAAGCCCCTGCCCGCCGACGCCTCCGCGGAAGAAGCCCGCCAGGCCGTCGCGGAACTGTCCTGCGATTACTTTGAAAGCCGAAAACCCCATCGAATCAGTCTGGGCGAAACCTTTGTCCGCTGCGCCCGCAAACATTTCCGCCGGCCTTTTATCAGCGACATCAGCGGCAAACGGCTCACGTGGGGCAAAACCCTCATCGCCGCCGTCCTTCTGCGCGACTATCTGAAAAACCGCACCGCCGACCAGCCCAACATCGGCATCTTTCTGCCGCCCTCCGTCGGAGCCGTCTGTGCCAATCTGGCCGTCGCCCTGCTCAACAAAACCGCCGTGAATCTCTCTTATGCCGTCTCCCTCTCAGACCGCCAATTTATGATCGAGCAAACCGGCCTGAAGACCATCCTCACCAGCCGTCTGTTTCTGGAGAAGATAAACATTTCTCCGACCGCCCTGCCCGGTGCGTTATTCCTCGAAGACCTTCTGACCCAATTTACGCCGGCACAAAAACGGCTGGCCGCCCTCAAAGCCCTGTTTTGCCCGCGACGCCGTCTGGCCTGTGCGGAAAACTTCGACCCGGACCAGACCGCCTTCATCCTCTTTTCCTCCGGCAGCTCCGGCAAACCCAAAGGCATCCTTTTGAGCCACCACAACATCCTGTCCAACCTTGAAGGGGCTTTGATGATTTTCCGTACACTGCCCCATGACAAACTCTGTGCCGTTCTGCCGCTGTTTCATTCCTTCGGCCTGACCTGCACGCTGTGGCTGCCGATTCTGGCCGGGGTGCCCGTCTGCTTTGTTCCTAACCCCCTCGACGCCAAAGCTGTCGGCCAGACCGTCCGCACCGAAAACGCCACCCTTCTGTTCGCTACTCCCACGTTTCTGCTGAATTATATGAAACGCTGTGAGCCGGACGATTTCAAGACACTGCGGTTTATCATCGCGGGCGCTGAAAAACTGAAAATCGAACTTATCGAGGAATTTGAAAAGAAATTCGGCATCCGTCCGCGCGAGGGCTACGGAACCACCGAATGCTCCCCGCTGATTGCCATCAATGTCCTGGATGTCGAAGTTGCCGGCGCCCGCCAAATCGGCACCAAAGAAGGCTCCGCCGGACACCCCCTGCCCGGCATCGCCGTTCAAATCCGCCATCCGGAAACCGGCCGGCCCGTCCCCGTCGGACAGCCCGGACTGCTCTGGGTCAAAGGCCCCAACGTGATGAAAGGATATCTGAATCTTCCCGAAAAAACCGCCCAGGTCCTTCAGAACGGCTGGTACAACACCGGAGATATTGTCACGCTCGACTCAGACGGCTTCATCACCATCACCGACCGGCTCAGCCGCTTCAGCAAAATCGGCGGGGAAATGGTCTCCCACCTGACGATTGAAGAAACCTGTCTGAAACTTCTTCATCTGAATGAACCGCTCGTGGCCGTCACCAGTCTGCCCGATGAGAAAAAAGGGGAACAAATCGTCCTGCTGTATGTGAAAGACAAAGTGAATCCGGAAGACCTTTACGAAAAACTGGCGGAAAGCGACCTGCCCAAACTCTACCTTCCCAGACGCGAAAATATCATCGGCATCGACGAAATCCCCCGTCTGGGCTCCGGCAAGACGGATATCCTCAAACTCCGTCAGCTCGCCAAAGAATACAAGGAAAAACACGCCGAAAACCCTGACAATCCCTCCCGCTGA